One part of the Parabacteroides distasonis ATCC 8503 genome encodes these proteins:
- a CDS encoding DUF3987 domain-containing protein, whose amino-acid sequence MNPLSDLERLVAAIEHQGANIAPTYQEYMPIAFATANDCGEAGRTFFHRICRLSEKYVYEEADKLYDHALKAGNGRNGLGSVFHWAEIAGVKTDKQLADTFRQYPRENKNPSNLQAPLTPTHAHTYAREDLPPAFPNYPWPPFIKQMIDCGNSIAQRDILLLGVFTVLGGTLNKRVRVLYGQKYMYPCLQTFIVAPPASGKGALTWVRRLAEPIHEEMMARYKDSLKNYREEKNRWDSLGKKRSETPEPEQPPLKMFLIAGDNSGTGILENLIEADGVGLICETEADTVSTAIGADHGHWSDTLRKCHDHERLAFNRRTNHEYRECDESYLSVLLSGTPAQVKPLIPSAENGLFSRQLFYFMPPIDEWMDQFDSESEDYGLRFATWGTQWKQVLDLINGSVQTIQLRLSEKQKELFNQRFAQLFSHAGYAYGGSMRSAVARIAINTCRILSIVALLRALEKFLPPQQKIFNSQFSIFNSPGLSPAPEIPIENIKDGIVPKLDLRVTDEDFQAVLTLIEPLYRHSSYVLGFLPTSEAIPVQTSPEQALFNALPMMFCRRQAVEEAAKNGIPEKTLDSSLKRMLEKGTLIKTARGEYAFSSHVCVREGRPKE is encoded by the coding sequence ATGAACCCATTATCAGATTTAGAGCGGCTTGTCGCCGCCATCGAACACCAAGGGGCGAACATCGCTCCCACTTACCAAGAGTATATGCCGATCGCCTTCGCCACCGCCAACGATTGCGGGGAAGCGGGAAGGACGTTCTTTCATCGCATCTGCCGCCTGTCCGAGAAATACGTCTACGAAGAAGCGGACAAGCTATACGACCACGCCCTCAAAGCGGGCAACGGGCGCAACGGATTAGGCTCCGTCTTCCACTGGGCCGAGATTGCCGGCGTAAAAACGGACAAGCAACTGGCCGACACCTTCCGCCAATACCCGAGGGAGAACAAGAATCCTTCAAACCTTCAAGCCCCTCTCACACCCACACACGCACATACGTACGCACGTGAGGACTTGCCACCCGCTTTCCCGAATTATCCGTGGCCCCCGTTCATCAAGCAGATGATCGATTGCGGGAACTCCATCGCCCAGCGTGACATACTCCTGCTGGGAGTATTCACCGTACTCGGGGGCACCTTGAACAAGCGGGTACGGGTGTTATACGGACAAAAATACATGTATCCATGCCTACAAACCTTCATCGTAGCGCCTCCCGCCTCCGGAAAAGGAGCCTTGACATGGGTCAGGCGCCTAGCTGAACCTATTCACGAGGAGATGATGGCCCGCTACAAAGACAGCCTAAAGAATTATCGGGAGGAAAAGAACCGATGGGACTCACTCGGCAAGAAACGCTCCGAGACGCCCGAGCCGGAACAACCGCCCCTCAAGATGTTCCTCATAGCCGGCGATAACTCGGGTACCGGTATCTTAGAGAACCTCATAGAGGCCGACGGCGTGGGGCTGATCTGCGAGACCGAGGCTGATACCGTGAGTACCGCCATCGGAGCGGATCACGGCCATTGGAGCGATACCTTGCGTAAATGCCACGACCATGAGCGACTGGCCTTCAACCGGCGTACTAATCATGAGTACCGGGAATGCGATGAGTCTTATCTCAGCGTATTGCTAAGTGGAACCCCGGCGCAAGTAAAGCCGCTAATCCCCTCGGCGGAGAACGGCCTGTTCTCTCGCCAGTTATTCTATTTCATGCCACCTATCGATGAGTGGATGGACCAATTCGATTCGGAAAGCGAGGATTACGGCCTACGCTTCGCCACATGGGGAACACAATGGAAACAGGTACTGGACCTGATCAACGGATCGGTCCAAACGATCCAGCTAAGGCTATCCGAGAAACAGAAAGAGCTGTTCAACCAACGGTTCGCCCAGTTATTCTCCCACGCCGGTTACGCCTATGGAGGTTCCATGCGAAGCGCCGTCGCCCGTATCGCCATCAATACCTGCCGGATCCTGAGTATAGTAGCCCTGTTGAGAGCCTTGGAGAAATTCCTCCCTCCCCAACAAAAAATTTTCAATTCTCAATTTTCCATTTTCAATTCCCCCGGTCTCTCCCCCGCCCCGGAGATACCCATCGAGAATATCAAGGATGGTATCGTCCCCAAGCTGGACCTGCGGGTCACCGACGAGGATTTCCAAGCCGTACTCACGCTCATAGAGCCTCTTTACCGCCATTCGAGCTACGTGCTGGGCTTCCTGCCTACCTCCGAGGCCATCCCTGTCCAGACCTCTCCTGAACAGGCTTTATTCAATGCCCTCCCAATGATGTTCTGCCGTCGGCAGGCCGTGGAGGAGGCAGCGAAGAACGGCATACCCGAGAAAACACTCGACTCCTCCCTCAAACGGATGCTGGAGAAGGGAACACTGATCAAGACCGCACGGGGCGAGTACGCTTTCTCCTCGCACGTGTGTGTGCGTGAGGGACGCCCGAAGGAATGA
- a CDS encoding DUF4248 domain-containing protein, producing MRTGYTQIDEWPVRPYSKRELAMAYAPEISPVSALNRLAEWMRYNDRLTRELGDTGYRSRQRVFTSLQVELIFRYLGRP from the coding sequence ATGCGAACAGGATATACACAAATCGACGAGTGGCCCGTGCGGCCCTATTCCAAGCGGGAGCTGGCCATGGCCTACGCCCCCGAGATCAGCCCCGTCTCGGCCCTGAACCGGCTGGCGGAATGGATGCGGTATAACGATCGTCTGACCCGGGAGCTTGGTGATACGGGCTACCGCTCGAGGCAACGGGTCTTCACCTCCCTGCAAGTGGAGCTGATCTTCCGTTACTTGGGTCGTCCTTGA
- a CDS encoding HU family DNA-binding protein — protein sequence MALNYSVSLRTNPIKKDEPAKAYATAQINGELSLKQLSRRVSMQTTVSRADVVAVLISTVENLLDALQEGKQVDFGELGKFRLHILNEGAESLEKFTSTNITGVSIQYIPGEDLKNVFAGLEFQPVATRKAQQAVLRAEKAGETTVDISKKPAAGGGDSESPDEI from the coding sequence ATGGCTTTAAATTACAGCGTGTCCCTTCGGACCAACCCTATCAAGAAAGACGAGCCGGCGAAAGCGTACGCCACGGCACAGATCAATGGTGAGCTATCGCTCAAGCAGCTGAGCCGCCGGGTATCCATGCAAACCACCGTCAGCCGGGCGGATGTGGTGGCGGTATTGATCTCCACTGTCGAGAACCTGCTCGATGCCCTCCAAGAGGGGAAACAGGTGGATTTCGGCGAACTGGGTAAATTCCGGCTCCATATCCTCAACGAGGGTGCGGAGAGTCTTGAGAAATTCACATCTACAAACATCACCGGGGTTAGTATCCAGTATATACCGGGCGAGGACTTGAAGAATGTCTTCGCCGGGCTGGAGTTCCAACCTGTGGCTACTCGCAAGGCTCAGCAAGCGGTGCTCCGTGCGGAGAAGGCTGGGGAGACTACCGTGGATATCTCGAAGAAGCCGGCTGCTGGGGGTGGGGATTCGGAGTCGCCTGATGAGATCTAA
- a CDS encoding smalltalk protein, giving the protein MKKSVWSTIIKVIIAVATAIAGALGIQ; this is encoded by the coding sequence ATGAAAAAGTCCGTATGGAGTACCATTATCAAAGTGATCATCGCCGTAGCTACCGCCATCGCGGGAGCACTTGGCATCCAATAA
- a CDS encoding N-acetylmuramoyl-L-alanine amidase — protein sequence MGKAYCFYQNYREVRLLVIHCSATRYDRDFPVEALRSSHKARGFADIGYHFYITRDGELHRCRPVNQIGAHAAGWNDKSIGICYEGGLDEQGRPADTRTYAQRCTLMDLLRQLRRDYPEARILGHYQLSPYIRKACPCFDAREEYLVL from the coding sequence ATGGGTAAGGCTTATTGTTTCTACCAGAATTACAGGGAGGTTCGCCTCCTTGTAATTCATTGCTCGGCTACACGATATGACAGGGATTTTCCTGTGGAGGCGCTCCGTTCATCGCACAAGGCACGGGGATTCGCCGATATCGGCTATCATTTCTATATCACACGGGACGGGGAATTACACCGCTGCCGGCCGGTCAATCAGATCGGGGCGCACGCAGCCGGATGGAACGACAAAAGTATCGGTATATGTTACGAGGGAGGACTCGACGAACAAGGCCGTCCAGCTGATACCCGGACCTACGCCCAGCGGTGTACCTTGATGGATCTGCTACGGCAATTACGAAGGGACTATCCGGAGGCACGCATCCTAGGACATTACCAATTAAGCCCTTACATACGCAAGGCTTGCCCTTGCTTTGACGCAAGGGAGGAGTATCTCGTCTTATAA
- a CDS encoding MraY family glycosyltransferase — translation MQITLLLLSGFLFSVLFGMVIIPRILVISHKKRLYDVPDSRKVHTTPVPRLGGLSFFPVILMSMFLVIGFRLYFWDMGSSSLSFNMLYEYLFLFVGMTLLYLVGVCDDLVGVGYRYKFAVQIVSALLLVLSGNWFGSLGGLFGVYSVPAWVGIPVTVFIVVYITNAINLIDGIDGLASGLCSIALSVLSVIFFIRMQYVYALLAICTLGVLMPFWCYNVFGNANRGHKLFMGDAGSLTLGYVISFLIIHLCVSNQVSPELPNPYMVIAFSTVLVPLLDVIRVVLHRLRNHRNPFLPDKNHFHHKLLRTGMRVRMVMVTILCVSVFFIVLNVLLAMKVNATYLLLLNLVLWSILHLTINRFITRHHKEQELKEIGGIFTK, via the coding sequence ATGCAAATAACATTACTACTACTGTCGGGCTTCCTTTTCTCCGTGCTGTTCGGGATGGTGATCATCCCGAGGATCTTGGTGATCTCCCACAAGAAACGGTTATATGATGTCCCGGATTCCCGTAAGGTACATACGACGCCGGTCCCCCGTCTGGGCGGCCTGTCGTTTTTTCCGGTGATCCTGATGTCCATGTTCCTTGTGATAGGCTTCCGCCTGTACTTTTGGGATATGGGCTCATCGAGCCTGTCGTTCAACATGCTCTATGAGTATCTCTTTCTGTTCGTGGGCATGACGTTACTCTATCTAGTGGGTGTCTGCGACGATCTAGTGGGTGTTGGCTACCGTTACAAGTTCGCCGTCCAGATCGTGTCGGCGTTATTATTAGTACTGTCCGGTAATTGGTTCGGTTCCTTGGGAGGCTTGTTCGGTGTGTACTCGGTTCCCGCTTGGGTGGGGATCCCCGTCACGGTCTTTATCGTGGTGTATATCACGAACGCCATTAACTTGATAGACGGTATCGATGGCTTGGCCTCCGGTTTGTGCAGTATCGCCCTGTCGGTCTTGAGCGTGATCTTCTTTATCCGCATGCAGTATGTGTACGCCTTGTTGGCCATCTGTACGCTGGGAGTCCTCATGCCTTTTTGGTGTTACAACGTCTTTGGCAACGCAAACCGTGGCCATAAGCTCTTTATGGGTGATGCGGGTAGTCTTACGCTGGGCTACGTGATCAGTTTCCTGATCATCCATCTGTGCGTGTCGAACCAAGTCTCACCGGAGTTACCAAATCCCTATATGGTGATCGCTTTCTCCACGGTCTTGGTCCCTTTACTCGATGTGATCCGTGTGGTGCTTCATCGCCTTCGTAATCATCGTAACCCGTTCTTGCCCGATAAGAATCATTTCCATCACAAGCTGCTTCGTACGGGTATGCGTGTACGGATGGTGATGGTGACGATTCTGTGCGTATCTGTTTTTTTCATCGTATTGAATGTCTTATTGGCCATGAAGGTAAACGCCACCTACCTCTTGCTCTTGAACTTGGTTTTATGGTCTATCCTTCACTTGACGATCAACCGCTTCATAACGAGGCATCATAAAGAGCAAGAGCTGAAAGAGATAGGGGGTATTTTTACAAAGTAA
- a CDS encoding GumC family protein yields MVDDGINTSNNNNNNPEGEDREINLYAVFFKYMVYWPWFVASVLACCIGMYVFLRYQTPVYNVTSSVLIKEDEKKGANAASGLAAIQDLGMLSMTSNFDNEVEILRSRTLIKKVVSDMGLYIDMEESNALGFNPPLYKNSPVNVFITPEEADRLVAPVELRMRYTKEGQLTVRAEYKIDKEGDEETMEQGFDRLPAILPTPVGVFSFTGMDSIPELEGGEIELVAHVHTPTSTAEAYGKELSVTPSSKTTTIAKVSLRNTVRRRGVDFINRLVSFYNQDANDEKNEVAQKTAEFIEERIGIINGELGTTESELAAFKQRSGLTNLTSDAQMALQESSRYEQQRTENATQINLVQYLRNYIDDPANMDEVIPANVGLRDQNLTSVIDQYNTMIIERKRLLRTSSDSNPAIINMNAGIEAMRRNVRTTVNSVLKGLQIAKADIDRQASKFESRISDAPRQEKEFMTISRQQEIKATLYVMLLQKREENAITLAATANNGRIIEEPLADERPVAPKRMVFMLAALILGLAIPVGIVYLHDLLKYKIENREDVEAITGVAILAELPLVKKTGEGSIVVRENKNDLMEEMFRGLRTNLLFMLGKDERVILFSSTQPGEGKSFVAGNLAVSLAYLGKRVVVVGMDIRKPGLNKVFNISRKMEGITNYLSDPDHVELFDMVQRSDISPNLDILPGGPIPPNPTELVARDVLEKAIARLKERYDYVILDTAPIGMVTDTAIIGRVADMCVYVCRADVTPKAGFSYINVLRRERKFPKLATVINGLDMTKRKNSYGYGYGKKYGYGKGYGYGYGYGYGFEAGDKKK; encoded by the coding sequence ATGGTGGACGATGGTATAAATACAAGCAATAATAATAATAACAATCCGGAGGGGGAGGATCGTGAGATCAATCTTTACGCCGTGTTTTTCAAGTATATGGTTTATTGGCCTTGGTTCGTGGCGAGCGTGCTGGCCTGTTGTATCGGCATGTACGTGTTCCTGCGTTACCAGACGCCGGTGTATAACGTCACGTCGTCGGTGCTGATCAAGGAGGACGAGAAGAAGGGGGCTAACGCCGCCAGCGGCCTTGCCGCCATACAGGACCTCGGCATGCTCTCGATGACGAGCAACTTCGACAACGAGGTCGAGATCCTGAGGTCCCGCACGTTGATCAAGAAGGTGGTGAGTGACATGGGCCTATATATCGACATGGAGGAGTCGAACGCCTTGGGCTTCAACCCCCCGTTATACAAGAACTCCCCCGTTAACGTGTTCATCACCCCCGAGGAGGCGGACCGTCTGGTGGCCCCCGTCGAGCTGCGCATGCGCTACACGAAGGAGGGTCAGCTAACGGTGAGAGCGGAGTACAAGATCGACAAGGAGGGTGACGAGGAGACGATGGAGCAGGGCTTCGACAGGCTCCCCGCCATATTGCCCACCCCCGTGGGGGTTTTCAGTTTCACGGGCATGGATTCCATACCCGAGTTGGAGGGCGGGGAGATCGAGCTGGTGGCCCACGTCCATACGCCCACGTCCACTGCCGAGGCTTACGGCAAGGAGTTGAGCGTGACACCCTCGTCCAAGACGACGACGATCGCCAAGGTATCCTTGAGGAACACGGTGAGGCGACGAGGCGTGGACTTCATCAATCGCTTGGTGTCGTTCTACAACCAGGACGCCAACGACGAGAAGAACGAGGTGGCGCAGAAGACGGCTGAGTTCATCGAGGAGCGCATCGGCATCATCAACGGCGAGCTGGGCACTACGGAGAGCGAGCTCGCTGCCTTCAAGCAACGCTCCGGCCTGACGAATTTGACGAGCGACGCCCAGATGGCTTTGCAGGAAAGCTCGAGGTATGAGCAACAACGTACGGAGAACGCCACGCAGATCAACTTGGTGCAGTATCTCCGCAATTATATCGACGATCCTGCGAACATGGACGAGGTGATCCCTGCCAACGTGGGCCTGCGGGATCAAAACCTCACCTCTGTCATCGACCAGTACAACACGATGATCATCGAGCGCAAGCGCCTGTTGCGCACCTCTTCGGACAGCAACCCGGCCATCATCAACATGAACGCCGGCATCGAGGCTATGCGCCGCAACGTGAGGACGACGGTGAACAGTGTCTTGAAGGGTCTCCAGATCGCCAAGGCGGACATCGACCGTCAGGCGAGCAAGTTCGAGAGCCGCATCAGCGACGCCCCGAGGCAGGAGAAGGAGTTCATGACGATCTCCCGCCAGCAGGAGATCAAGGCCACGTTGTACGTCATGCTGTTGCAGAAGCGTGAGGAGAACGCCATCACGCTGGCAGCCACGGCAAACAACGGCCGCATCATCGAGGAGCCGCTCGCCGATGAGCGTCCTGTCGCCCCGAAGAGGATGGTTTTCATGCTTGCGGCGTTGATCTTGGGCCTGGCGATCCCGGTGGGCATTGTCTACCTTCATGACCTGTTGAAATACAAGATCGAGAACCGTGAGGACGTCGAGGCGATCACGGGCGTGGCTATCTTGGCGGAGCTCCCGTTGGTCAAGAAGACGGGTGAGGGCTCGATCGTGGTGCGTGAGAACAAGAACGACCTGATGGAGGAGATGTTCCGGGGGTTGCGCACGAACCTCTTGTTCATGCTAGGCAAGGACGAGCGTGTGATCCTTTTCAGCTCCACGCAACCGGGCGAGGGCAAGTCTTTCGTCGCTGGCAACTTGGCGGTGAGCTTGGCTTACTTGGGCAAGAGGGTGGTGGTGGTCGGCATGGACATCCGCAAGCCGGGCCTGAACAAGGTGTTCAATATCTCCCGTAAGATGGAGGGCATCACGAACTACCTTAGCGACCCTGATCACGTGGAGTTGTTTGACATGGTCCAGCGATCCGATATCAGCCCTAACCTCGATATCCTCCCGGGCGGTCCCATCCCCCCGAACCCGACTGAGCTGGTCGCCCGTGACGTGCTGGAGAAGGCTATCGCCCGGTTGAAGGAACGCTACGACTATGTCATCTTGGATACAGCCCCTATCGGCATGGTTACGGACACGGCGATCATCGGCCGTGTGGCCGACATGTGCGTGTACGTCTGCCGTGCGGACGTGACACCGAAGGCCGGTTTCAGCTACATCAACGTGTTGCGGCGTGAGCGAAAGTTCCCGAAGCTCGCGACGGTGATCAACGGCTTGGACATGACGAAGCGCAAGAACAGCTACGGCTACGGTTACGGCAAGAAATACGGCTACGGCAAGGGATACGGTTATGGCTACGGCTATGGTTACGGTTTCGAGGCCGGTGACAAGAAGAAATAA
- a CDS encoding polysaccharide biosynthesis/export family protein has product MKIKRLLFLFSLPLLLAACTSYKNVPYLQNPEAVNDFEGTLPLYDAKIMPKDLLSITVNTTDPQAAAPFNLTVQTPLNAALTNINTTTQPTLQQYLVNNSGEIDFPVIGTLRVGGLTKNEAESLIRERLRPYLKEAPIVTVRMANYKISVLGEVARPGSFTIGNEKVNVLEALAMAGDMTIYGVRDNVKLIREDESGKRKIINLDLNNAGIVTSPYYYLKQNDILYVTPNETKAKNSDIGNSTTLWVSSISILVSIAGLLVNILK; this is encoded by the coding sequence ATGAAGATCAAAAGACTACTGTTCCTATTCTCGCTGCCCCTTTTGCTGGCGGCGTGCACGTCCTACAAGAACGTGCCCTACCTCCAGAACCCGGAGGCGGTGAACGATTTCGAGGGGACGCTTCCCCTGTATGACGCCAAGATCATGCCGAAGGACCTGTTGAGCATCACGGTCAACACGACGGACCCTCAGGCGGCGGCCCCGTTCAACCTGACGGTGCAGACCCCGTTGAACGCGGCCCTGACGAACATCAACACGACGACGCAACCCACGTTGCAGCAATACCTCGTGAACAACTCCGGCGAGATCGACTTCCCTGTGATCGGTACGCTGAGGGTCGGCGGCTTGACGAAGAACGAGGCGGAGAGCCTGATCCGTGAGAGATTGAGGCCTTACTTGAAGGAGGCGCCCATCGTGACGGTGCGCATGGCGAACTACAAGATCTCGGTCTTGGGCGAGGTGGCCCGTCCGGGCAGCTTCACGATCGGGAACGAGAAGGTGAACGTTCTGGAGGCGTTGGCGATGGCCGGCGACATGACGATCTACGGCGTACGTGACAACGTGAAGCTGATCCGCGAGGACGAGAGCGGGAAGCGCAAGATCATCAACCTTGACCTGAACAACGCCGGAATCGTGACCTCCCCGTATTATTATTTGAAACAGAACGACATCCTTTATGTCACGCCGAACGAGACGAAGGCGAAGAACTCCGATATCGGTAACAGCACGACGTTGTGGGTGAGCTCGATCTCGATCTTGGTCTCGATCGCCGGCCTGTTGGTGAACATACTTAAATAA
- a CDS encoding BT0820 family HAD-type phosphatase has product MIIAVDFDGTIVEHKYPAIGRELPFAIETLRKLQSDRHKLILWTVREGGLLEEALSFCRERGLEFYAVNRDYPEEERDRNNHFSRKLKADVFIDDRNLGGLPDWGTIYEMVTKGLSYEDLTRKYESEYEPEKPKGFLSRLFR; this is encoded by the coding sequence ATGATAATAGCGGTAGATTTCGACGGTACGATCGTCGAGCACAAGTATCCGGCGATCGGTCGTGAGCTTCCTTTCGCCATCGAGACGTTGAGGAAATTGCAATCGGATCGGCATAAGCTGATCCTTTGGACGGTCCGTGAGGGCGGGCTCTTGGAGGAGGCGTTGTCCTTCTGCCGTGAGCGTGGCTTGGAGTTCTACGCGGTGAACCGTGACTACCCGGAGGAGGAGAGAGACCGGAACAACCACTTCTCCCGCAAGCTGAAGGCGGACGTTTTCATCGACGACCGCAACCTCGGCGGCCTCCCGGACTGGGGCACGATCTACGAGATGGTGACCAAGGGACTGAGCTATGAGGACTTGACGCGTAAATACGAGTCGGAATACGAGCCGGAGAAACCCAAAGGTTTCCTGTCCCGCCTTTTCCGTTAA
- the nusG gene encoding transcription termination/antitermination protein NusG: MDILTGKCSDRFMAHVLKRRDQEAVRWYVLTLPTAGGGRDRISPSKGLDAELSRRERRGEALFEYFSPSYVEARKVGGKMVNTKRPLLYNYVFVHASENEIFSLKRTLPLYNFLPRVSSGGRSYFPYLSDREMDTLRWVAASYSNELPVYVPDSGRLLKGDRVRITSGPFTDMEAEVVVQPGGGHKDVMVRILDCLWVPLFEVRAGEYELIELNTGGKHVYTHLDNDRLSEGLHGALGRYHASGVVVDEDARLAREVLRGYASLRGETDVIRCKLYSLLLPAYLLLGESDEFDRLLSTMRSMLPVIKAPQSRALLLVTLYGCTDSSLYQRMAHELVGPWMEEASPKRSKSVLIRRLRDYDRWFGHGNGDE, translated from the coding sequence ATGGATATATTAACAGGCAAGTGCTCGGATAGGTTCATGGCGCATGTTCTGAAGCGACGTGACCAGGAGGCCGTCCGCTGGTACGTGCTCACGCTCCCTACCGCCGGTGGCGGGCGTGACAGGATCAGCCCCTCGAAGGGGCTGGACGCTGAGCTTTCCCGCCGTGAGCGTCGTGGGGAGGCCTTGTTCGAGTATTTCTCCCCCTCGTATGTCGAGGCGAGGAAGGTGGGCGGCAAGATGGTCAACACGAAACGGCCCCTGCTGTACAACTACGTGTTCGTCCACGCCTCGGAGAACGAGATCTTTAGCCTGAAGCGTACGCTTCCCCTGTATAATTTCCTCCCCCGGGTTTCCTCCGGCGGGCGGTCTTATTTCCCGTACCTCTCGGATCGTGAGATGGATACCTTGCGTTGGGTCGCGGCTTCTTACTCCAACGAGCTTCCCGTATACGTGCCAGATAGCGGCCGCTTGTTGAAAGGCGACCGTGTGCGTATCACCTCCGGCCCTTTTACCGACATGGAGGCGGAGGTGGTGGTGCAGCCGGGCGGTGGGCATAAGGACGTGATGGTGCGTATCCTCGACTGTCTGTGGGTCCCCTTGTTCGAGGTGAGAGCTGGGGAGTACGAGTTGATCGAGCTGAACACGGGGGGCAAGCACGTGTATACCCATTTGGACAACGACCGTCTGTCGGAGGGCTTGCACGGGGCCTTGGGCCGTTACCACGCCTCTGGCGTGGTAGTGGATGAGGATGCCCGTCTGGCCCGTGAGGTCCTGCGTGGCTACGCCTCTCTCCGTGGTGAGACCGACGTGATCCGTTGCAAGCTTTACTCTTTGCTCCTTCCAGCCTATCTGCTTTTGGGCGAGTCGGATGAGTTCGATCGTTTGCTCTCCACGATGCGCAGCATGCTCCCGGTGATAAAAGCGCCGCAATCCCGTGCCTTGTTGCTGGTCACGCTGTACGGCTGTACGGACAGCAGCCTCTACCAGCGCATGGCGCACGAGCTGGTTGGCCCTTGGATGGAGGAGGCCTCGCCCAAGAGGAGCAAGTCCGTGTTGATACGTCGTTTACGGGATTACGACCGCTGGTTCGGGCACGGGAACGGCGATGAATAA
- a CDS encoding tyrosine-type recombinase/integrase, whose product MEKKDLVEGMRLYIYKLRVDGRYSTAKSYQDALNSFMRFCGLEVIPYIYVNKENLRRYQAFLLNKGCTWNTVSTYMRRIRCVYNMAVEEGLAPYIPYLFKGVFTGIESKRKKALPQDLLRSLMTASLDDPELRKTRQALCLMFQFCGMAFVDFAHLKKENVRGGVLEYKRQKTGTPMLIEVQSTAWESLRELSSDVGKDSPYLFPFLKGIKVGKEAYKEYTSALAHFNRNLKRLARACGVSIPITSYSIRHSFAMILKEQDVPIEMISELLGHKSIKTTQIYLKSFSLEKMSAVNKICFESVYNHVPKVG is encoded by the coding sequence ATGGAGAAAAAGGATTTAGTAGAAGGGATGAGGTTGTATATCTATAAATTGCGTGTGGATGGGCGTTATTCCACGGCGAAGAGCTATCAGGATGCATTGAACTCATTCATGCGGTTTTGTGGGTTGGAGGTAATTCCCTATATCTATGTCAATAAGGAGAACCTTCGGCGTTATCAGGCCTTTTTGTTGAATAAAGGATGTACATGGAACACGGTGTCGACCTATATGCGTCGGATCCGTTGTGTGTACAACATGGCGGTGGAGGAAGGGTTGGCCCCCTATATCCCTTATTTATTTAAGGGAGTTTTCACGGGTATAGAGAGCAAACGCAAAAAGGCGTTACCACAGGATTTATTACGTTCTCTGATGACGGCCTCATTAGATGATCCGGAACTGAGAAAAACACGGCAGGCATTGTGCCTGATGTTCCAGTTTTGCGGTATGGCATTCGTGGATTTCGCTCATCTGAAAAAGGAGAATGTCCGGGGTGGGGTTTTGGAATATAAACGCCAGAAAACGGGTACTCCGATGCTTATAGAGGTACAATCTACCGCATGGGAGTCGCTGAGGGAACTGTCAAGTGATGTAGGTAAGGACTCACCCTATTTGTTTCCTTTCTTGAAAGGGATAAAAGTGGGAAAAGAAGCCTACAAGGAGTACACTTCCGCTTTGGCCCATTTTAACCGGAATTTGAAGAGGTTGGCGAGAGCCTGCGGTGTGTCTATCCCGATCACCTCATATTCGATCCGTCATTCTTTTGCGATGATTTTGAAGGAACAGGATGTCCCGATTGAGATGATCAGCGAACTATTGGGCCATAAATCGATCAAGACTACGCAAATCTATTTGAAAAGTTTCTCGTTGGAAAAGATGTCTGCGGTGAATAAAATTTGTTTTGAGAGTGTGTACAATCATGTACCGAAAGTAGGGTAA